A single window of Drosophila suzukii chromosome 3, CBGP_Dsuzu_IsoJpt1.0, whole genome shotgun sequence DNA harbors:
- the LOC118877371 gene encoding probable G-protein coupled receptor Mth-like 7 isoform X2 yields the protein MVISMICYVLSIAVYLYVKKLRNTLGKCIISSLFSIAIVNFMVILVKFWLIILVNAMVTYMTCVFFLSAYIAWLSAISYHIQKVFRTVKCGEHRHQFLVYSAFVWTTAATVTGVFYLIQNTRYECQKESKFAGKCLILGWLILSIFNIVKFIQTTTYIWKVKRELKRVTKQKETTPTCFNFDTQTYLQFLRLSVMMGLSWIFINLVWAIYVIFDTSSEWIQMFVLELSFYIGIFIFILLVARRSTLKLLKESFREKCAACPRTGNKSNACLILIC from the exons ATGGTAATATCGATGATATGCTATGTGCTTAGCATCGCCGTTTATCTTTACgttaagaagctcagaaatacTCTTGGCAAATGTATTATCTCCAGTCTATTTAGCATTGCCATAGTGAATTTTATGGTGATTTTGGTGAAATTTTGGCTGATAATTCTGGTAAACGCAATGGTAACCTATATG ACTTGCGTTTTCTTTTTAAGTGCTTACATCGCCTGGCTTTCTGCAATAAGTTATCATATCCAGAAAGTCTTCCGAACGGTTAAATGCGGTGAACATCGTCATCAATTTCTTGTCTACAGCGCATTTGTCTGGACCACAGCAGCTACTGTCACCGGAGTCTTTTATTTGATTCAAAATACACGCTACGAGTGCCAAAAAGAATCGAAGTTTGCAG GAAAATGCCTTATTTTAGGATGGCTGATCCTGTCTATCTTCAATATTGTCAAGTTTATCCAGACGACCACTTACATTTGGAAAGTAAAGAGAGAATTGAAGAGGGTTACAAAACAGAAAGAGACAACACCGACGTGCTTCAATTTTGACACTCAAAC TTATTTACAGTTCCTGCGATTGTCTGTCATGATGGGCCTATCCTGGATCTTTATTAATCTTGTATGGGCTATATATGTGATTTTTGATACAAGTTCAGAATGGATTCAGATGTTTGTTCTTGAGCTTAGTTTTTACAttggtatttttatttttatcctGCTTGTCGCTAGGCGCAGCACCCTTAAACTTCTCAAAGAAAG TTTTCGGGAGAAATGTGCAGCGTGTCCACGCACAGGGAATAAAAGTAATGCCTGTCTAATTCTAATATGTTag